In Cyanobium sp. WAJ14-Wanaka, a single genomic region encodes these proteins:
- a CDS encoding ABC transporter transmembrane domain-containing protein, producing the protein MNQQQLPKSVLENPGFAALAEPLRNELFSAIELVRFNVGDSLSLSGQIPAQLLLLLEGSARLLVNDQERWITIDRLRPGDWVGIASLLRAGGCEEVSAAESVLAAAIPDHIAIKLIANLGFWRSACGEIFPAEIACLIQTILEQNNQSGQSVVKLVERVRHRAVLIDGDLSAVDSEQHIYAASCNLLGHAYGAQLDPDLGLPIARPPLPARLIAVPAGFFTADAHGEIVKQTLSDPRLISEQPLATGLDLGVGGERQFRLIQGEGPIAETLACFQMLATELDLPFRKDSVEKVLRDVLRRGQTPDLQLCGNLAAMLGLHVSGASVDASMGTRLQTPALLPWKGGFALLRKSNAAGIELASPRDGLLQIAPAQIAEHFPDGIEFLMLERTIQTPEKRFGPSWFLPAIKRYRGVLVQVLLASFVVQLFGLAAPLLIQVIIDKVITQRSLDTLQVLGFALVVVTLMEGVLGALRTFLFTETSNRIDMRLGAEVIDHLLRLPLNYFDRRPVGELGTRIAELEKIRNFLTGQALSTVLDAALSVIYIIVMVAYSWLLTLIALGVLPIQIGLTLLGAPLFRRQYREAAQENARTQSHLVEVLTGIQTVKSQNIEMISRWKWQDFYSKYISRTYEKTITGTALTETSQVLQKLSQLLVLWVGATLVLKGEMSLGQLIAFRIISGYVTQPLLRLSGIWQNIQELKVSFERLADVVDTPQESDDNDKKKIPLPPISGAVVFDQVRFSFNTSQPPVLRDVSLEVPSGSFVGVVGQSGSGKSTLTKMLSRLYAPDRGKILIDGNDIAKVELYSLRRQIGIVPQEPLLFSGSVADNIALADPEASSDDIVFAAKLACAHDFIMEMPSGYSSDVGERGSGLSGGQRQRIALARTLLLKPRLLVLDEATSALDYDTERRVFSNLIDSLDATTVFFITHRLSTIQKSDLLVMMDQGSIVETGTHDELINLKGRYYALYRQQEAA; encoded by the coding sequence ATGAACCAGCAGCAGCTTCCCAAATCCGTATTGGAAAATCCTGGCTTTGCTGCTTTAGCAGAGCCACTGCGTAACGAACTTTTTTCGGCCATCGAGTTAGTACGTTTTAACGTTGGTGATTCCCTAAGCCTGTCTGGCCAAATTCCAGCACAGCTGCTCCTTCTATTAGAGGGATCGGCGAGGCTTTTGGTAAATGATCAAGAACGATGGATCACAATTGATCGGCTCAGACCAGGAGACTGGGTTGGAATCGCCTCATTGCTGAGAGCTGGTGGCTGTGAGGAGGTGAGTGCCGCCGAATCTGTATTGGCAGCAGCTATTCCGGACCATATTGCGATTAAGTTAATTGCCAATTTGGGATTCTGGCGTTCTGCTTGCGGCGAAATCTTTCCTGCTGAAATTGCCTGTTTAATCCAGACAATTCTGGAGCAGAATAACCAGTCTGGCCAATCAGTGGTAAAGCTTGTTGAGCGCGTACGGCATCGGGCGGTCTTGATAGATGGCGATCTAAGCGCAGTTGATTCTGAGCAACATATTTATGCAGCTAGTTGCAATTTGCTAGGGCATGCCTATGGAGCCCAGTTAGATCCCGATCTGGGCTTGCCAATTGCCAGGCCCCCCCTGCCTGCCAGGTTGATTGCCGTACCCGCTGGATTTTTTACTGCCGATGCCCATGGGGAAATAGTTAAACAAACTCTTTCTGATCCCCGTCTGATTTCTGAGCAGCCGCTGGCAACTGGTCTGGATTTAGGAGTTGGTGGGGAAAGGCAATTCCGCTTAATCCAAGGAGAGGGACCCATTGCCGAAACCTTGGCATGTTTCCAGATGCTTGCCACAGAATTGGATCTGCCGTTTCGTAAGGATTCCGTAGAAAAGGTTCTGAGGGATGTTTTGCGCCGCGGTCAGACACCTGATCTCCAACTATGCGGAAATCTTGCGGCCATGTTGGGTTTGCATGTCAGCGGGGCATCTGTTGATGCCTCCATGGGAACCAGATTGCAAACACCTGCTTTACTTCCCTGGAAGGGTGGCTTCGCCCTACTGCGTAAAAGCAATGCTGCCGGAATCGAGCTTGCCTCCCCCAGGGATGGGTTGTTGCAAATAGCGCCAGCCCAAATTGCCGAGCATTTCCCGGATGGTATTGAGTTTTTGATGCTCGAGCGCACAATTCAAACCCCTGAAAAGCGGTTTGGGCCCAGTTGGTTTTTGCCTGCGATTAAGCGCTATCGGGGCGTTCTTGTGCAGGTATTGCTGGCATCCTTTGTGGTCCAGCTATTTGGCCTGGCTGCTCCCCTGCTGATTCAGGTGATTATCGACAAGGTGATTACCCAGAGAAGTCTGGATACATTGCAGGTTTTGGGATTCGCCTTGGTTGTGGTGACGCTGATGGAGGGAGTGCTTGGTGCACTTCGCACTTTTCTTTTTACTGAAACCAGTAATCGCATTGACATGCGATTGGGTGCTGAAGTAATTGACCATCTTTTGCGCCTGCCACTTAATTATTTTGATAGGCGACCTGTTGGTGAATTGGGAACTCGCATTGCTGAGTTAGAAAAAATTCGCAACTTCCTCACTGGTCAAGCCCTAAGCACTGTTTTGGATGCTGCACTTTCGGTAATTTATATTATTGTTATGGTCGCCTATAGCTGGCTTCTTACCCTTATTGCCTTGGGAGTGTTGCCCATTCAAATTGGCCTAACTCTGCTTGGCGCCCCTCTATTCAGGCGTCAGTATCGGGAGGCTGCCCAGGAAAATGCCCGAACTCAGAGCCATTTGGTTGAAGTCTTAACAGGTATACAGACTGTTAAATCCCAGAACATAGAGATGATCAGCCGCTGGAAGTGGCAAGACTTTTATTCAAAATATATTTCCCGTACCTATGAAAAAACTATTACGGGTACAGCCCTCACTGAAACCAGTCAGGTGCTTCAGAAGCTCTCCCAGCTTCTGGTTCTTTGGGTTGGGGCAACATTGGTTTTGAAAGGTGAGATGAGCCTGGGTCAACTTATTGCTTTTAGAATCATCTCAGGTTATGTGACTCAGCCCTTGCTGCGTCTTTCTGGTATTTGGCAAAATATCCAGGAGTTGAAGGTCTCATTTGAGCGTTTGGCAGATGTGGTGGATACCCCCCAGGAGTCGGATGACAATGATAAGAAGAAGATTCCTTTGCCGCCAATTAGTGGAGCTGTTGTTTTTGATCAAGTTCGTTTTTCCTTTAACACTTCTCAGCCACCAGTCCTCAGGGATGTGAGCTTAGAGGTACCCTCTGGTTCCTTTGTAGGAGTTGTTGGCCAGAGTGGCAGCGGCAAGAGCACTCTGACAAAAATGCTTTCCAGGCTATATGCCCCAGACAGGGGAAAGATTTTAATTGATGGCAATGATATAGCCAAAGTTGAGCTCTATTCCTTACGTCGCCAAATTGGTATCGTTCCCCAGGAGCCATTGCTCTTTAGTGGCTCTGTTGCCGATAATATAGCTCTTGCTGATCCAGAGGCCAGCAGCGATGACATCGTTTTTGCAGCCAAACTTGCCTGTGCCCACGATTTTATTATGGAGATGCCATCTGGTTATAGTAGTGACGTAGGGGAGAGGGGTTCCGGATTATCTGGCGGCCAGCGGCAGCGCATAGCCTTGGCTCGGACCCTGCTTCTAAAGCCGAGATTATTGGTGTTAGATGAGGCCACCAGTGCCCTCGATTATGATACGGAGCGTCGAGTTTTTTCTAATCTAATCGACTCTCTTGATGCTACTACCGTATTTTTTATCACCCATCGACTATCAACCATTCAAAAGTCCGATCTTTTGGTGATGATGGATCAGGGTTCAATCGTTGAAACCGGTACCCACGATGAATTGATAAATTTGAAGGGTCGATACTACGCCCTTTACCGGCAGCAGGAGGCAGCCTAG
- a CDS encoding peptidylprolyl isomerase, with translation MASVELDSAESESALQNFASQQQLADQAALDSFCQANLITLADLQFWAERPIRVRKYCDVHFEPKVEARFLDRKNSLDRVVYSLIRLNDRGMARELYLQISAGEADFAVLAAEFSEGPERQTRGIVGPVPLNQAHPNLAERLRITRPGVLLEPFKIEDWWLVARLESLQPAQLDSPMRQAMAEELMEEWIKAEVAREASALATDLQLSKS, from the coding sequence ATGGCGTCTGTTGAGCTGGATTCAGCTGAATCAGAAAGTGCCCTACAAAATTTTGCTTCCCAACAGCAACTTGCCGATCAGGCTGCCCTTGATTCATTTTGCCAAGCAAACTTGATTACCTTGGCGGATCTCCAGTTCTGGGCAGAACGCCCGATACGCGTTCGTAAATATTGCGATGTGCATTTTGAGCCTAAGGTTGAGGCACGCTTCCTAGACAGGAAAAACTCACTTGATAGGGTGGTTTATAGTCTAATTAGGTTGAATGATAGGGGCATGGCAAGGGAGCTCTATCTGCAGATTTCAGCTGGTGAGGCTGATTTTGCTGTGTTGGCGGCAGAATTTAGTGAAGGCCCGGAGCGTCAGACCAGGGGAATCGTGGGACCCGTTCCCCTGAACCAGGCCCACCCCAATCTTGCTGAGCGTTTGCGCATAACCAGGCCTGGAGTGCTGCTGGAGCCCTTTAAAATCGAGGATTGGTGGCTAGTGGCTCGCTTGGAATCTCTCCAGCCCGCCCAATTGGATAGTCCCATGCGGCAAGCCATGGCAGAGGAATTGATGGAGGAGTGGATTAAGGCTGAAGTGGCTAGGGAAGCGTCGGCCTTGGCTACAGACCTACAGCTGAGCAAGTCATGA
- a CDS encoding Hsp20/alpha crystallin family protein: protein MLTLREKNLFDTGLLDRSLFKQLEQQLHTAERVPAAEVIESDACYTISLELPGVDKTSIDVKATDRSLVISAERKQPENGNAPLISEFRYGTWSRSFRFPNGIEREALEASYQGGLLTVVAPKAQTLTTVQVKVEI from the coding sequence ATGCTTACCCTTCGCGAAAAAAATCTATTCGACACAGGCCTTCTAGATAGGAGCCTGTTTAAGCAACTCGAACAACAACTGCACACCGCTGAGCGGGTGCCCGCCGCTGAAGTGATCGAGAGCGATGCCTGCTACACGATCTCCCTGGAGCTTCCGGGCGTCGACAAAACCAGCATCGACGTCAAAGCCACCGACCGCTCCCTGGTAATCAGCGCCGAACGGAAGCAACCTGAAAACGGCAATGCCCCACTAATTAGTGAGTTCCGTTACGGCACTTGGAGCCGCAGCTTCCGCTTCCCCAATGGCATTGAACGCGAAGCCCTAGAGGCCTCCTACCAAGGCGGCCTGCTCACCGTGGTGGCCCCCAAGGCCCAAACCCTCACCACGGTTCAGGTGAAAGTGGAGATCTGA
- a CDS encoding diflavin flavoprotein, which translates to MVVASPSTTRLSVQAEAIGPDTTTLRSLDWDRSRFDIEFGLRNGTTYNAFLVRGAKTALIDSSHLKFEQLWLPLLEGQIDPQKIDFLIVSHTEPDHSGLIGHLLERNPAIEIVGSKVAIAYLADQVHRPFQSRAVKSGEELDLGVNPDSGIQHRFEFLSAPNLHWPDTIFSFDHGTGILYTCDAFGLHYCSEAIFDTDPGAIAPDFRFYYDCLMGPNARSVLQALKRMDGLPPITTIAVGHGPLLRHHLELWVNDYRDWSSSRSSSETYAAICYLSQYGFCDRLSQAIARGVGKAGADVQLVDLRATDPQELSALIGEAQAVVVPTWPAEPEAELQASIGILLASLKAKQWVASYDAFGGNDEPIDSLASQLRSLGQKEAFDPLRIRQVPDGNDYQRCEEAGTDLGQLLTKAKTIAAMKALDGDLDRALGRLSGGLYVVTAQQEGRSSAMVASWVSQASFDPPGITVAVAKDRAIEALMQVDDRFVLNILRNDNHQDLLRHFLKRFPPGADRFAGVSTLEGAAQGGPVLGDALAFLGCRVVQRMEGPDHWIIYAAVEEGNVSDTEAATAVHHRKVGNHY; encoded by the coding sequence ATGGTTGTCGCCAGCCCCAGCACCACGCGCCTCAGCGTTCAGGCGGAGGCCATCGGGCCCGATACCACCACCCTGCGCTCCCTTGACTGGGACCGCAGCCGCTTTGACATTGAATTTGGCCTGCGCAACGGCACCACCTACAACGCTTTTCTGGTGCGGGGTGCAAAGACAGCCCTGATCGACAGCAGCCATCTGAAGTTTGAGCAACTGTGGCTGCCGTTACTGGAGGGGCAGATCGATCCCCAAAAGATTGATTTTCTGATTGTTTCCCACACGGAGCCCGACCACTCCGGCCTGATTGGCCACCTGCTCGAGCGCAACCCGGCGATCGAAATCGTCGGCTCCAAGGTGGCCATTGCCTACCTGGCCGACCAGGTACATCGCCCCTTCCAGTCCAGGGCCGTCAAGAGTGGCGAGGAACTGGATCTGGGCGTTAATCCGGATAGCGGTATCCAGCACCGCTTTGAATTTCTCAGTGCCCCCAACCTGCACTGGCCCGACACGATCTTTTCCTTCGACCACGGCACCGGCATCCTCTACACCTGCGATGCCTTTGGCCTGCACTACTGCAGCGAGGCCATCTTCGACACCGATCCCGGTGCGATCGCCCCCGACTTTCGCTTCTACTACGACTGCCTGATGGGTCCCAACGCCCGCAGTGTGTTGCAGGCCCTCAAGCGCATGGATGGGCTGCCCCCCATCACCACCATCGCCGTGGGCCATGGGCCCCTTTTGCGCCACCACCTCGAGCTCTGGGTCAACGACTACCGCGACTGGAGCAGCTCCCGCAGCAGCTCCGAAACCTATGCGGCAATTTGCTATCTGAGCCAATACGGCTTCTGCGATCGGCTTAGCCAGGCGATTGCCCGGGGGGTCGGCAAGGCCGGCGCAGATGTGCAATTGGTGGACCTGCGGGCCACTGATCCCCAGGAGCTAAGTGCCCTGATCGGCGAAGCCCAGGCCGTGGTGGTGCCCACCTGGCCGGCAGAGCCCGAGGCCGAGCTCCAGGCCTCAATCGGCATCCTGCTCGCATCGCTTAAGGCGAAGCAATGGGTGGCCTCCTACGACGCCTTTGGCGGCAATGATGAACCCATAGACAGCTTGGCCAGCCAACTGCGCAGCCTGGGCCAAAAGGAAGCCTTCGACCCCCTACGCATTCGCCAGGTGCCCGACGGCAACGATTACCAGCGCTGCGAAGAAGCCGGCACCGACCTGGGCCAACTGCTCACCAAGGCAAAAACAATTGCGGCCATGAAGGCCCTCGACGGCGATCTCGACAGGGCCCTAGGTCGCCTCAGCGGGGGGCTTTACGTGGTGACGGCCCAGCAGGAAGGGCGCTCTTCGGCCATGGTTGCCAGTTGGGTGAGCCAGGCCAGCTTTGATCCCCCTGGCATCACCGTGGCCGTAGCCAAGGATCGAGCCATCGAAGCCCTGATGCAGGTGGACGACCGCTTCGTGCTCAACATCCTTCGCAACGACAACCACCAAGACCTGCTACGCCATTTCCTCAAGCGCTTCCCCCCTGGCGCCGACCGCTTTGCCGGGGTGAGCACCCTCGAGGGCGCCGCCCAAGGGGGTCCCGTGCTGGGAGATGCCCTGGCCTTTTTGGGTTGCAGGGTTGTCCAACGGATGGAGGGCCCAGACCACTGGATCATTTATGCCGCCGTGGAGGAGGGCAACGTCTCTGATACCGAGGCAGCCACTGCCGTGCACCACCGCAAGGTGGGCAACCACTACTGA
- a CDS encoding diflavin flavoprotein yields the protein MQAISKERRVIVLPIEAGLLCLRGLSPNRLRFEVEYGLERGTSANSFLFGAGNTSAGQPVPPVLLFPPGESFAAPFLEQLKKLVPQGAALKVVVGHVNPNRVSMLRQLAAHWPELMLVASNTGAKLIGELWDQLKPAPAGGDQAEMAIPLLPKIDIVKQEVSRTLADGHRLTLLPTPTPRWPGGLIAFEEATGLLMSGKFFAAHLCTEAFAEPTASSTEEDRRYFFDCLMAPMARQVETVVERLETLDIRTIAPGHGPAIASSWRSLLNDYRRWGEAQERSNLAVALLFASAYGNTAAIADALAQGVSRTGVRVESINCEFSPPEQLLAAIRNCDAILIGSPTLGGHAPTPIVSALGTVLAEGDRQKPVGVFGSFGWSGEALDLLENKLRDGGFRFGFEPIKVKFSPDAARIKSIEETGTALGRSLLANQRKKERRSAAGGLSESRSNPAIQALGRIVGSLCVLTTCKGTADSKLSGAMVASWVSQASFSPPGLTVAVAKDRAVEMLLHIGDCFTLNVLAAGKESGPMKQFLQPFSPGADRFAGLEMATTPAGQPILPEGLAWLECTVKQRMECGDHWLLYAQVGAGGVLDPGGTTAVHQRRSGANY from the coding sequence ATGCAAGCGATCAGCAAAGAACGGCGGGTGATTGTGCTGCCGATTGAGGCGGGGCTGCTCTGCCTTAGGGGACTAAGCCCCAACCGCCTGCGCTTTGAGGTGGAGTACGGCCTTGAGCGGGGCACCAGCGCCAACAGCTTCCTATTTGGCGCCGGCAACACCAGCGCCGGACAGCCGGTACCACCGGTATTGCTCTTTCCACCAGGAGAATCCTTCGCCGCCCCCTTCCTCGAGCAGCTCAAAAAGCTGGTGCCCCAAGGGGCAGCCCTGAAGGTGGTGGTGGGCCATGTGAACCCCAACCGGGTGTCGATGCTGCGGCAGCTGGCCGCCCACTGGCCCGAACTGATGCTGGTGGCCTCCAACACGGGCGCCAAGCTGATTGGCGAACTGTGGGACCAGCTCAAACCCGCACCAGCTGGCGGCGATCAAGCGGAAATGGCAATTCCACTCCTACCCAAGATCGACATTGTCAAGCAGGAGGTGAGCCGGACCCTGGCCGATGGCCATCGGCTCACCCTGCTGCCCACCCCCACGCCCCGCTGGCCGGGAGGTCTGATTGCCTTTGAAGAAGCCACCGGCCTATTGATGAGCGGCAAGTTCTTCGCCGCCCATCTATGCACCGAGGCCTTTGCTGAACCCACCGCCAGCAGCACGGAAGAAGATCGCCGCTACTTCTTCGATTGCCTGATGGCTCCAATGGCCCGCCAGGTGGAGACCGTGGTGGAGCGCCTCGAGACCCTGGACATCCGCACCATCGCACCAGGCCATGGCCCCGCCATTGCCAGCAGTTGGCGCAGCCTGCTCAACGACTACCGCCGCTGGGGCGAAGCCCAGGAACGCTCGAACCTAGCGGTGGCCCTGTTGTTCGCCAGCGCCTACGGCAACACGGCCGCCATTGCCGATGCCCTGGCCCAGGGGGTTTCACGCACCGGGGTGCGGGTGGAGAGCATCAATTGCGAGTTCAGCCCGCCGGAGCAGCTCCTTGCTGCAATCCGCAATTGCGACGCCATCCTGATCGGCTCCCCCACCCTGGGGGGCCATGCCCCCACGCCGATCGTCTCGGCCCTAGGCACCGTGCTGGCTGAAGGCGATCGCCAAAAGCCCGTGGGCGTCTTTGGCAGCTTTGGCTGGAGTGGAGAAGCCCTGGATCTTCTAGAAAACAAGCTGCGCGATGGCGGCTTCCGCTTTGGCTTTGAGCCGATCAAGGTGAAGTTCAGTCCGGATGCGGCCAGGATCAAGAGCATCGAGGAAACCGGCACGGCCCTGGGCCGCAGCCTGCTGGCAAACCAGCGCAAAAAGGAGCGCCGCAGCGCCGCTGGTGGCCTGAGTGAAAGCCGCAGCAATCCAGCCATCCAAGCCCTGGGCCGAATAGTCGGCTCCTTGTGCGTGCTCACGACCTGCAAGGGAACAGCAGACTCCAAACTCAGCGGTGCGATGGTGGCGAGCTGGGTAAGCCAGGCCAGCTTTTCGCCCCCGGGGCTAACCGTGGCCGTCGCCAAGGACCGGGCCGTGGAAATGCTTTTGCACATTGGCGATTGCTTCACCCTCAACGTGCTGGCCGCGGGCAAAGAGAGCGGACCGATGAAGCAATTTCTGCAGCCCTTCAGCCCTGGCGCCGATCGCTTCGCCGGCCTTGAAATGGCCACAACCCCGGCGGGCCAGCCGATCCTGCCGGAGGGATTGGCCTGGCTGGAGTGCACCGTGAAGCAACGGATGGAATGCGGCGACCACTGGCTGCTCTACGCCCAGGTAGGAGCTGGCGGGGTCCTGGATCCAGGCGGCACCACGGCAGTGCACCAACGCCGCAGCGGCGCCAACTACTAA
- the gcvP gene encoding aminomethyl-transferring glycine dehydrogenase encodes MENFEGRHIGPSASDQSQMLAEIGATSLEDLSCQIVPADILLSAAEAAQGLPEPCSEAEALGELAAIAGQNQVLRSLIGQGYYGTATPAVIQRHVFENPAWYTAYTPYQAEIAQGRLEALLNFQTLISELTGLPIANASLLDEATAAAEAMALAKAVCKRPGAHRFVVDQAIFPQTLAVLQTRAEPLGIEIVLVDGRTLATAPTAQAPEPFSEEVFGLLLQLPCSDGGLFDPSSLLAAARAAGVISCVAIDPLAQVLLAPVAELGADIAVGSAQRFGVPMGFGGPHAAFLATTEAFKRQIPGRLVGQSLDAEGRPALRLALQTREQHIRRDKATSNICTAQVLLAVMASFYAVHHGPEGLTAIARRILALRCVLAEGLAQLGLQVKPGPGFDTLCFSAPEAELLVARARAAGFNLRHFGEHQAGAPQAPKTWVGISLDELSSPKELGCLLTALGGDSSALVMPADLVSTADLADQALQDLPLRQKPWLQQAAFHQYRSETELLRYIQRLVSQDLSLVHGMIPLGSCTMKLNGAAELAPVSWPAFAQMHPFAPPEQAEGYARLASDLEDWLAAITGFDGVSLQPNAGSQGEYAGLLAIRAWHHSRGQAHRRICLIPTSAHGTNPASAVMAGMQVVAVGCDDQGNIDLADLEAKAAAHGPNLAALMVTYPSTHGVFEASIRQICGCVHAHGGQVYLDGANLNAQVGLCKPGLYGADVCHLNLHKTFCIPHGGGGPGVGPIAVAKHLVPFLAGSGTGAGAAVGAVCAAPLGSASILPISWMYIRMMGGSGLRRASQVALLAANVMAQRLDPHFPVLFCGTGGRVAHECILDLRPLKRSAGLEVDDLAKRLMDYGFHAPTVSWPVAGTVMVEPTESESLAEINRFCQAMVAIRAEVAAIEAGEADPHDNPLKRSPHTLAAVTADRWDRPYSRSQAAFPAGDSQRSHKFWPAVARIDNAYGDRNLVCTCPSVEELAQAVPVATAS; translated from the coding sequence ATGGAGAACTTTGAGGGGCGCCACATCGGCCCCAGTGCCAGCGACCAGAGCCAAATGCTGGCTGAAATCGGCGCCACCAGCCTGGAGGATTTGTCCTGTCAGATAGTTCCTGCAGACATCCTGCTAAGTGCCGCTGAGGCCGCCCAGGGTTTGCCTGAACCCTGCTCGGAAGCCGAGGCCCTAGGCGAGTTGGCGGCGATTGCGGGGCAGAACCAGGTGCTGCGCAGCCTGATTGGCCAGGGCTACTACGGCACGGCCACCCCGGCGGTGATTCAGCGCCATGTCTTTGAAAATCCTGCCTGGTACACCGCCTACACCCCCTACCAGGCTGAAATTGCCCAGGGGCGCCTCGAGGCCCTCCTCAATTTCCAGACCCTGATCAGCGAACTGACCGGCCTGCCGATCGCCAATGCCTCACTGCTGGATGAGGCCACGGCGGCAGCTGAGGCGATGGCCCTGGCCAAGGCCGTTTGCAAGCGCCCCGGCGCCCACCGCTTTGTGGTGGATCAGGCGATCTTCCCCCAAACCCTGGCGGTGCTGCAGACCAGGGCCGAACCCCTCGGCATTGAAATTGTCCTGGTGGATGGACGCACCCTGGCAACTGCGCCTACTGCTCAAGCTCCGGAGCCATTTTCAGAGGAGGTCTTCGGGTTGCTGCTCCAGCTCCCCTGCAGCGATGGCGGCCTGTTTGATCCCAGTTCGCTTTTGGCCGCCGCCAGGGCCGCAGGGGTAATTAGTTGTGTGGCCATTGATCCGCTGGCCCAGGTGTTGCTGGCCCCGGTGGCTGAGTTGGGAGCCGATATTGCCGTGGGCAGTGCCCAGCGTTTTGGGGTGCCGATGGGTTTTGGCGGCCCCCATGCCGCCTTTTTGGCCACCACAGAAGCCTTCAAACGCCAAATCCCTGGCCGCTTGGTGGGCCAATCCCTCGATGCGGAGGGCCGTCCGGCCCTGCGTTTGGCCTTGCAGACCCGCGAGCAGCACATCCGCCGCGACAAGGCCACCAGCAACATCTGCACCGCCCAGGTGCTGTTGGCCGTAATGGCCAGCTTCTATGCAGTGCACCACGGCCCCGAGGGGCTCACCGCCATTGCCCGGCGAATCCTGGCCCTGCGCTGCGTCCTGGCCGAGGGCCTGGCCCAGCTGGGTTTGCAGGTGAAGCCCGGCCCAGGTTTTGACACCCTCTGCTTTTCAGCGCCCGAGGCCGAACTTCTGGTGGCCCGGGCCCGCGCCGCCGGTTTCAACCTGCGCCACTTTGGCGAGCATCAAGCGGGAGCTCCCCAGGCTCCGAAAACCTGGGTGGGCATCAGCCTCGATGAGCTCTCTAGCCCGAAGGAGTTGGGCTGTCTGTTGACGGCCCTTGGCGGCGACAGTTCTGCTCTGGTTATGCCAGCTGATCTGGTTAGCACAGCAGATCTGGCCGACCAGGCTCTGCAGGATTTGCCCCTGCGCCAGAAGCCCTGGCTGCAGCAGGCGGCCTTCCATCAGTACCGCAGCGAAACCGAACTACTGCGCTACATCCAGCGCCTGGTGAGCCAGGATCTCTCCCTGGTGCACGGGATGATCCCGCTGGGCAGTTGCACCATGAAGCTGAATGGGGCGGCGGAGCTGGCACCGGTCAGCTGGCCAGCTTTTGCCCAGATGCACCCCTTTGCCCCCCCTGAACAGGCCGAGGGTTATGCACGCCTGGCCTCAGACCTTGAGGATTGGTTGGCGGCAATTACTGGCTTTGATGGGGTTTCGCTCCAGCCCAATGCCGGATCCCAGGGGGAATATGCCGGCCTATTGGCTATTCGGGCCTGGCACCACAGCCGCGGCCAGGCCCATCGCCGCATCTGCCTGATCCCCACCAGCGCCCATGGCACCAACCCGGCCAGTGCCGTGATGGCCGGCATGCAGGTGGTGGCAGTGGGCTGTGATGACCAGGGAAATATTGATCTGGCGGATCTGGAGGCCAAGGCCGCTGCCCATGGGCCGAATCTGGCGGCCCTGATGGTTACCTATCCCTCCACCCACGGGGTATTTGAAGCCAGCATTCGTCAGATCTGTGGCTGCGTCCATGCCCATGGGGGCCAGGTCTATCTCGATGGCGCCAACCTCAACGCCCAGGTGGGGCTATGCAAGCCAGGCCTCTATGGCGCTGATGTTTGCCATCTCAACTTGCACAAGACCTTCTGCATTCCCCACGGCGGCGGTGGGCCCGGGGTGGGACCCATTGCCGTGGCTAAACACCTGGTGCCCTTCTTGGCAGGGTCCGGAACCGGTGCTGGCGCCGCTGTAGGCGCGGTTTGCGCCGCCCCCCTTGGCAGCGCCAGCATCCTGCCGATCAGCTGGATGTATATCCGCATGATGGGGGGCTCCGGGCTGCGGCGGGCCAGTCAGGTGGCCCTATTGGCGGCCAATGTGATGGCCCAGCGGCTCGATCCCCATTTCCCGGTGCTCTTCTGCGGAACCGGTGGGCGGGTGGCCCACGAGTGCATTTTGGATTTGCGTCCCCTCAAGCGAAGTGCTGGCCTCGAGGTGGATGACCTGGCCAAGCGGCTGATGGATTACGGCTTCCATGCCCCCACGGTTAGTTGGCCCGTGGCGGGAACGGTGATGGTGGAGCCCACCGAAAGTGAATCCCTGGCGGAAATAAATCGCTTTTGCCAAGCGATGGTGGCGATTAGGGCCGAGGTGGCTGCGATTGAGGCCGGTGAGGCCGACCCCCATGACAACCCCCTTAAGCGTTCGCCCCACACCTTGGCGGCCGTTACGGCAGACCGTTGGGACCGGCCCTACAGCCGCAGCCAGGCGGCTTTCCCTGCCGGCGATTCCCAGCGCTCCCATAAGTTTTGGCCGGCGGTGGCCAGGATCGACAATGCCTACGGCGACCGCAACCTGGTGTGCACCTGCCCCTCAGTTGAGGAACTGGCCCAAGCTGTACCAGTTGCTACGGCCAGTTAG
- the gcvH gene encoding glycine cleavage system protein GcvH encodes MPMEFPSACRYADSHEYVRQEGGLARLGLSAFAVDQLGDIVFVELPEVGATIAAGQSFGSVESVKAVEDLLAPIGGVVQARNEAVLASPEELQNDPYGEGWLLVVEPQDPAAIAGLMDATSYAAKVQGS; translated from the coding sequence ATACCGATGGAGTTCCCCAGCGCCTGTCGCTACGCCGACAGCCATGAATATGTGAGGCAGGAGGGGGGCTTGGCCCGCCTGGGCCTGAGCGCCTTTGCAGTCGATCAGTTGGGCGACATTGTGTTTGTGGAGCTGCCCGAGGTGGGGGCCACGATCGCGGCCGGCCAGAGCTTTGGCAGCGTCGAATCGGTCAAGGCCGTGGAGGATCTGTTGGCTCCAATCGGTGGCGTGGTGCAGGCCCGCAATGAGGCGGTGCTGGCCAGCCCTGAAGAACTGCAGAACGATCCCTATGGAGAAGGCTGGCTGTTGGTGGTTGAGCCCCAGGATCCAGCCGCCATTGCTGGACTGATGGATGCGACCAGCTATGCCGCCAAGGTTCAGGGCAGTTGA